The genomic region ACAATGAAGTTTTTTACAAACAAAAAGTTGCACATTGCAAGATTTTGCGCATGCTGAGTGCTGCACAATGAAGATTTTGTGCATGCTATACACTTCACAATGAAGATTTTGTGAAACCCAAAAGTTGCACATTGCAAGATTTTCCGCATCCTAAGCGCTGATTTTGTGCAAGTCAAGTGCTGCACATTGCAAAATTTCGTGCATGCTAAAAGCTGCACATTGTAAAACTTTATGCAAGCTTTACACTGCATAGTTGGTTTTCAAGCAATATTTTGTGCAAGCTTTTGATCATTGCATCGAGGACATTTATTCGGGTATAGGCAACAATTATTATTTACGCAACATTATATAAGTCCATGATCATATGACCATGGCAACAATTATTATTTGTGCAACATTGTCTAAGTCCATGAGCATTTGGCCATGGCAATATTATTATTTGTGTTAAAAGCACGTTGTTACATTGCTTAAAACCATTGCCGCAAACGTCATTGATTTTGCAAACGATGCATAAAGTCATGAAAGCTAAAACCATATGCTCATATAGTACAAGTGTACATGGCAAGAAAGGCTTAAAATATGTCATGTACAACGTATTTTATTAACATAAGCTTCAATGGACTTGCTTCATTGATGCTTCGCGCAAATTTCTCAAGAAAATGGTAGCTCTGTGTAAGACCGTAAACAAGATCTATTTCGTGCTTTAATTCCTAAGTATTGAGAAAGcctacttagaagattcataaaatTTTATGAATGAATAAAAATGATGCATCACGATCAAATTTGATTAAGTGCAGACGCGTACTTTAATTTTTTAAGTCTAAACCACTAAGCGTGAAAAATACGCAATGAATTCCTATATGTTGAATTGATTAAGTGCAGACGCGTACATTAAAAATACAAGTGTTTGCGAAATAACATTGGGCATAAATGATGCAATTGATTTCCTAAGTATTCGAGTAATCtctacttagatgcttcgcaataaaACACTTCGCGTAAAGAAAACACATTTTTTTTCCTAAATATATACTGCGATGTACTTAGAAGATTAATAATGTATATGTTTATACACAAAATATTGTTTCGCAAAAGAAGCATTTATTACAATAATAAATGGcagaattgcaaaggacaagtctaaaTATTATGAATTATAaataaaagcgctatataaataaaagttgCAACATGATATTCTATATATCTTAATGGAGCGCAAGAAGCTCCGCAAAGCTCTACAAGCAAAAAACATCATTTACTTGGAAGTTCGAcactatatacttataatatatactaTCGAACTAGGGGGACTTTGTACATGACACTATATTCCTCATAGCCCTTTATACATTATTTCCTATGATGACATGCTTACAAGTTCGACATTATATATCTTCAGTATATAATATCGAACTTGGGGAACTTGATAACGCGCATAGCACTATCTTGCGCATTGCACAAGGATTGTGCTAACTTTCAGCACCTTGATTGTGCTAACTTTCAACGCCCTGATTGTGCTAACTTTTAGCGCTCTGATTGTGCTAACTTTTAGCGCCTTGATTGTGCTAACTTTCAGCGGGATTGTGCAATGTTTCAGCACAATGCGCGTGCGGAGAATCGGTGCGAGATTGTGCAATCTTTCAGCACATTGCGGGTGCAAAGAATCCGCACAAGTGTGCAAGCATCCGCTTAAGTATGCAAGCATGTGCAAAGATCAAATGTGCACTTCTAGAGGCATGCCCCTCTCCTATAAATAGAAGGCACAACCTCTCATTTTCGATGAGGAGAGAACGGATACCATTACTCTGCCCACTTGAcatcaagaccgggacatggtgattgacCATTCAAAATGAATGTAAGAAGATCATAAGATCCCTCAAACATCAAACTACCCCAATCCTCACCCTCATTGCACTCAACCTTGATCTAATTCCATAAGGAAGACAGATCTAGGCTCGATCAGATGGATGAAATTTATCATATGAATATGGATACAGCCTctcccgatccatatccgatccattgccatccataACCTCATGGGTTAAATTAATAAGTGAAGATGAATACAAAATCCATGTTTGACCATTATTAAGATTGATCTTCAACTTAGTTTTGGAAGAATTTGAAGCAAAATCAAGTATCGCATGAATAGTTGAGATGTAAAGTTTGACGCTTTTTAAAATTTGGCAAGTTGAAAAGGGGCTGCCCTAACAAGAAAAAACCTTAAATTGAGTTTAATGTCTAAAGTGACACTAAGATCATCAAATGAAGATATGATATGGGTTTGATTTGGGTTTGGGTTTGGGTTATTGAAAACGGATATGGTGAGATCCGGATTAAATTAAAGACTTTATGTGAAAGATGCAGTTTGGCTTTTCTGTGTTAGGTTGGAGTGTACGATAGTTGAACAAATTGAGATATCaactatgaaaaaaaaaatatatatatacgttaagatGCGAATGTTAACAAACTACGTGTAACAATTGCTTAatttttttctatttatatttatatttattatcgtTTCGTTAAAAAAACATCTGACAATTGGAAAATGAACGCATATACAGTCTGGTTTCCCTCATCCTTCTCACACACTTCAATCCCACCAACAAAATCCTCAGCCGGCCGATGCAACGCCGTCAACGGCGATTGTTCCCCGGCGACACCTTCAATTCTACCTTTCAGTGTGAAATCCATCACAAGCACATCAAACCCATTTGTTAAACACTGTGTAAAGCTTCGTAATAGTTCTTCTTACCGCCATTTTCATGGCTCTGTTCTTCTTGTTGGTTCTACTCCACTAAGGTATGCATCTAACCATAAAGCTAGTTTTTTTGTTTAATTAATTATGTTTCTTATTAGGGGTTTATGCTGATTTTGTGTAAAAGTTATAGAAGTTGTATTAATTTCATACCAATGAAGTGATTTCAGTGAAAAGGTTGACTTTTGTGGTCAAACTTCTttcttttaaaagtcaaactttgatgTGTATAAGCCTAGAGGCTATAGGGTTTATACTTTGTAGGGTTTATCAAATTTACCTTGGGTTTTAATTAAATTACAGGACATTCACTACGTCTTGGCATCTAGTTAATTGTTTAGGACTAGGTAGTGAAAAGAATAAAATAAAAGATATATTGTATGATTTTATTCATCAATAGCTATTACAATCCTGATACATATTGTAAGTTGATCAAGTTAGTGATAAGATATCTAAAGAATTAAGAAATATAACATATAGTATTGTGCTTTTTGATGCatctattattaatataaagtatcTTGTTTTAACATAAAAATGTTACTCATTACATTAGGGAGATGTATAACTTTCACGAATCGATGCAAGAGAAACCAAGTACAATAGATTGTTTACTTTTACATGAGAAAGCTGATATTCCAGAAGAGTTAGTTGATAGCGGTGTTCATATTGTTCGTGTTAATTCATTGGTGATGAAAAAGCTTTCTGGAGTGCAATCTTCTGAGTCGATTGATGCAGTTTCTCTAGTGAGGATTCCTTCAACGTTTCACACTCTTGTTGATGACCACCATCAAGATTTTGGCAAGTGTTACCCATCTGCATTTCGAATTCTAGTCCTTGATGGAATCCAGGTTAGTATCATTCGACTGTTAATAGCATTTATATGTGGTGTTTAGAGGTGCAATTTCAAGTTTTCAACCCATTTCTAAGTAAATGGGCTAGGTTACGTTTTACGCCTACCTAGTCATACAGGTTGAGCTAAATGGTTTGAAGATAAAGAAAATAGGATCAATGTGTCAAACTAGTCGAAAGTCACGGTGTAACTAATTTCATTATACCTTCTTAGCCATTTAACTTTTAAATATTAAATAGTATTGTTATTCTCGGAATATAATATTTGTTATCAATGCAACTTATCAGTTCTTTGTGTAGGTTGACTATTAGTTCCCACTTTCATATCGTTCTTTTCAAATGATTCTTTGTGGCAGTTGTTTTACTTGATATTTTTTTAACTGCAGGACCCCGGTAATCTCGGCACTTTACTAAGATCAGCAGTGGCCTTCGGATGGGTAATTAACATTATTTCAGCTTTTTAATACACTAAGCTTATTAAGACATTTTACGTTAATATTGGATGTGTGTTTTGAAAGTGAATAAACAGTACTTAAGAGATCTTGGCAAGTGTTACGCACATCAATTAATTAGAGTTAAGTAAATCATCTATAATTAAATGGGTCGTAGACATAAAtcttgtttgttttttaagatgtttttgtctaaaGATTTGCGGACCATGTCTGTAGAGAAGATGTGGCCTAAAGGTCTGTATGCTGAATAGTGAatttgtttgtttttatgtctgcaaaataacttaaGAAGCATATCTCTTAAGTATGTGAGTTTGCAGAGAGAATAAGAGATTAaattatcttatgtcttcagaaaaacaaacggTCTGCTAAATACGTTTGTACAGTCCAGTGGCGAAGACAGGATTTTAAAGGGTTGGTGTCACCAAATAAAACTAAAATGTATCGAGTTATAAAATTTAACTGCCAAACTATATCTATAGCACCCAGAAGACAACCGTTCAGAAATTCATCGTTCATTTGATTTGATTATGTAAACACTAAAAACACTCACGGGCtcgctaaaaaaattaaaaaaaaaaaaaaaaaaaaaatcgcccTCGCCCCTCAAAGTTAACCGACTTTATGATTCGTCAATTATATAAACTAGTTAATAATCAATTTATCAATATATAATCTTTTTTTGGGTAAGCGTGTAAACTctactatgaacgagcacattgactcCTCATAGAAAGTAAAACCTCGGAAGTTTAATCGGCTCCCTCAAAGGTAAACCCTTCTATGATTATATAACTTGTTATAATGGGATATTACTTTGATGGGTTTTAAATGTTATTATCGACACTTTATATTTGATATCATTTGACAATTGAAGCCGACGCATACTCTAAGAGTTTCATTTTAATCAATTTCATAtggagtatattaatattaattataataatatgtgGCCCAAATATAGTTGATGGGGTCACCTCCAAAATATCCCCATTTTTCACATTACATGGGCTTTTTGTGTGTGAAGTCTTGAATAATTCGTTGGTGTCAGGTGCCCACACTCTTATGTGTGTGGCTCCGCCTCTGGTACAGTCTGCAGTCAAAACGTTTGTGGCGCGCAGACGTTAAACATAATAACATATGCAGACTGAACAAAAAATAACACCATAGTGTTTAGTTGCTATAACTTAACACGGGTTTAGCTTAAAGACTGAAGTAATCATTCGTTGGTAACAGGATGGCGCGTTTCTGCTTCCCGGATGTTGTGACCCGTTCAACGAGAAAGCACTTAGAGCTAGCCGCGGTGCATCTTTTCAGCTCCCAATGGTCTCTGGTCAATGGTCTCATTTACAATCTATTGTTGATGACCTTCGAATGAAAATCCTTGCAGGCCATCCAGGAAACAATGATGAATCAAAAGTAGTATCTCATCTCTCTTATGAACTTGCCAGTTCTTTAAGAGATACAAAAGTATGTTTGGTTTTGGGTAGTGAAGGGAGTGGGCTTTCTGAAAAGGCTCAAGAGGCGTCCGAGCTAGTAAGCATCAGAATGGTTGGGGAATTTGAGTCGCTAAATGTTTCATTTGCTGGTGGCATTTTTTTGTTCATGTTACAGCCTCAAAATAAAGAACATTGATTTTATAATTTGATATGTTCCATTAGTAGTTCTGTTTTATTCCATTAATAGTTACTCCATATGTTTTATGTCTACGTAGTTTTGTTTATACCTTATATACGGTAACACCTAAGCCTTTACCCGTTGAGGGCCTTGAGGCCCATATTTTCAATGGGTTGGACCATCTGGAACCATCTATAGACAATTACAATCAATCTTACTATTTATGATATAAAGAAGGTTTCTAAACTTTAAGGAACACAAAGAACAATAGAATTGGGTTCAGGATGCAAACTGATTTTGTCTTAGATGTTTAACTTCTTGAAGGTGGATACATATTAGATACTTTAAGATTAATCTACCTAAACAATCACAAGATGGTTTAATCATTAGCGTATTGATAAATCTTAAGTTTTAACTTTACTATCAGACATCTTGGGGTGACTAGAGAAAGGGTTGAAAACACTCACGGATATCTGAGTAAAAATACACGTCATCTCATGATAACATGAATAGAGAAAATCTTTTACATTTACGCGTTTAAAATTCATGTACCTAACGTATGAGTGAAGGTTCAATATCTAGTAACATGTGTACATGGTCTTCAAGCCTTACTATGGGCTTTTATAATTGATAAAGATCGAAAATAAGAAGATGATAAGCGTGACATACATGGTGTGATAGTGTACAACATTGTTCTTGTTTCATATGAGAAGTCATGAacagtggcggatccaggatttTTTTCCaacgggggcgaaatttttttttaaaaccatagcaattttttttagtgaaatatggaggttttggggcaaaaaattgaagtttttaggcaaaatttgaagatttgtgggtaaaatttgaaggttttggggcaaaatttggagcattttggacaaaatttgaaggttttggggcaaaatattaaGGTTTtgggtcaaaaaaaaaaaatccaccgggggcaaagtcgaaaaatccaaaaattttacactaaaatttcgaaatgcaCCGGGGGCGGGCGCCCGCCCTCTTACACTCTGAATCCGCCTCTGGTCATGAATAGCATGTGATTAAGTGattatgaggatgatgatgatgcaaGTACTAATGATGAAACGAAACAAAATTAGAAACCACCATATGATTCATCTCATATAAAACGTTGATTGACAGTTCCAATTTCATGATGAGTACAAGTTTAGTATCCTAAAAATAGATAAAGTAACCGTTTGTTTCTGCTTTTTGGTATCTAGCTAATCATTACTTGAACATGTAAGAAAATTTAGAGTGTATATCATCAGAATTTCCATTCTGCTAGAAACTTGTTTGAGAAAGGTGGTGGATCATGATTTTTATCTTAAGCATATTCAAAATTAAAGAATACGTGTTACGTGTATTAGAGGTGTAAAGAAGAAAGTTGAGTCCGAGCTTGACTAGACTCAAGCTATGCTCATTTAAAATTCACAGAGCTTGAGCTTGACTAGATTCGAGCTTGACCCATTTAAaattttaaagagtaaaagtttgaTTTGTTTTGAGCCTAATATGTTAAGCTTGAGTTTCACTATTTGATTATACAAACTCGAGCTCCACTTGTTGATTATACAAGCTCGAGTTTGACTAATTTATTGTATAAGCTCCAACTCGACTCTTTCATATGCATTAAGGTTATTAGGTTattgttatataattatattatattatcataaaaataatagttAACCTATAAACCTCAAAGTGTTGGTGTATTGATGATCACTTAACTTCTCATATGAGAGTCAGGGGTTCAATCACATTAATTGCAAAATATTTCCTTTAAAGGTACCTGCTCATTTCATGAGGCCTCGGAGGTTGCTGACGTTTTGTGTTCGAGCCTCACCATATGGGTTTTTACCACACGTGATGTCTGAATGGATTCGACGTGGGGTTTCCTCCTGAGGGGCGGTAAGATTGTAATATTTGTCTCAAGAAATGATTGTGTCGGTGAGTTACGACATCAAGTTCGGACCCCATCAGTGACTTCTAACCGCCCTTAAAAAAATagttagtttatatatataacatgctcATTTAAGATTGCTGATTT from Rutidosis leptorrhynchoides isolate AG116_Rl617_1_P2 chromosome 9, CSIRO_AGI_Rlap_v1, whole genome shotgun sequence harbors:
- the LOC139867423 gene encoding uncharacterized protein — encoded protein: MNAYTVWFPSSFSHTSIPPTKSSAGRCNAVNGDCSPATPSILPFSVKSITSTSNPFVKHCVKLRNSSSYRHFHGSVLLVGSTPLREMYNFHESMQEKPSTIDCLLLHEKADIPEELVDSGVHIVRVNSLVMKKLSGVQSSESIDAVSLVRIPSTFHTLVDDHHQDFGKCYPSAFRILVLDGIQDPGNLGTLLRSAVAFGWDGAFLLPGCCDPFNEKALRASRGASFQLPMVSGQWSHLQSIVDDLRMKILAGHPGNNDESKVVSHLSYELASSLRDTKVCLVLGSEGSGLSEKAQEASELVSIRMVGEFESLNVSFAGGIFLFMLQPQNKEH